The following coding sequences lie in one Halorarum halophilum genomic window:
- a CDS encoding HAD family hydrolase, which yields MDLYDRLYELYAEFDTETLRAYREFVDLFPPLDSRVALDRWDEANAALAERRAGIEASVPDGDVLASVAQRADREAAFTALDLRGKYGRSVNALVLDVDETLRSAGDTDNEIPRKTLHLLTEFAEHDVPLVICTGQTLENVKGFLVQGLGNELVHSGDVSVVYEAGAGVFTPGSGADTKRLLYDDLDDDVRGVVDDVRSRVLREAPESVRRGCHLQGNEFNVTLKPNYETGSDRADEVIDEAMAHLLELVGEAVAERTDVADGPAAARAFFADVDPEIEASLKRAGADVPADSDAEAVPLLERLAVALYRADAAELAAHDLDKAAGVRAALDALGIEDPFVCVMGDSKSDLRVMEWAAEANAGIAAAPAHSSDSVLEHVEATDQLVFAPGGADEILRTVYALNRLVGLDD from the coding sequence GACACCGAGACGTTGCGGGCCTACCGCGAGTTCGTCGACCTGTTCCCCCCGCTCGACTCCCGCGTCGCGCTCGACCGGTGGGACGAGGCGAACGCCGCGCTCGCCGAGCGACGCGCCGGCATCGAGGCCTCGGTTCCGGACGGCGACGTGCTCGCGTCGGTCGCCCAGCGTGCGGACCGCGAGGCCGCCTTCACCGCGCTCGATCTCCGGGGCAAGTACGGTCGGAGCGTGAACGCGCTCGTGCTCGACGTCGACGAGACGCTCCGGTCGGCCGGCGACACGGACAACGAGATCCCCCGCAAGACCCTCCACCTCCTCACCGAGTTCGCCGAACACGACGTCCCGCTCGTCATCTGTACCGGCCAGACGCTCGAGAACGTGAAGGGCTTCCTCGTCCAGGGGCTCGGGAACGAACTCGTCCACTCCGGGGACGTCTCCGTTGTGTACGAAGCAGGCGCGGGCGTCTTCACGCCGGGTAGCGGCGCGGACACGAAGCGCCTACTGTACGACGACCTGGACGACGACGTACGGGGGGTCGTCGACGACGTCCGCTCGCGCGTACTGCGTGAGGCGCCCGAGTCGGTCCGGCGGGGCTGCCACCTCCAGGGCAACGAGTTCAACGTCACCCTGAAACCGAACTACGAGACGGGGAGTGACCGCGCCGACGAGGTGATCGACGAGGCGATGGCGCACCTCCTCGAACTGGTCGGCGAGGCGGTCGCCGAGCGGACGGACGTGGCCGACGGCCCGGCGGCGGCCCGCGCGTTCTTCGCCGACGTCGACCCCGAGATCGAGGCGTCGCTGAAGCGGGCCGGCGCCGATGTGCCGGCCGACTCCGACGCGGAGGCGGTGCCGCTCCTCGAACGGCTGGCGGTGGCGCTCTACCGGGCCGACGCGGCCGAGTTGGCCGCCCACGACCTCGACAAGGCGGCCGGGGTGCGGGCGGCGCTGGACGCGCTGGGGATCGAGGACCCGTTCGTCTGCGTCATGGGCGACAGCAAGTCGGACCTCCGCGTGATGGAGTGGGCCGCCGAGGCGAACGCCGGCATCGCGGCGGCGCCGGCCCACTCCTCGGACTCCGTGCTGGAGCACGTCGAGGCGACCGACCAGCTCGTGTTCGCCCCCGGCGGCGCCGACGAGATCCTCCGGACAGTGTACGCGCTGAACCGGCTGGTCGGGCTCGACGATTAA
- a CDS encoding DUF4350 domain-containing protein: MGVPHAVLLALVAALCLSIIVAGVTSAAAFGAYNAKWDGASQLRGIADGEDTTATVVTNVSEYGEVDPSGTVAIVLAPEEPYGPADQAVLNRFVREGGTLLVAEDYGSTGNELLVGVGASTRVDGRPLRDERRYYRSPAFPVADGVGNHPLTAGVDGITLNHGSVLTTENGTAVASEATPVANSSAYGYLDTNGNEELDQSESLQKRPVVAVESVGDGQVIVVSDPSAFINTMLDRPGNAQFVANVMGAHDRVLLDYSHVTGQPPLVAIALALQKSSVLTALVGVLGLLAVAILGSGATFWRRLVATFDLHSSRGRVSGTQGVSGRTRLHIDEAALAASLRERHPEWDEDRVDRVITAVIAHRGRGRDDE; this comes from the coding sequence ATGGGGGTCCCGCACGCGGTACTCCTCGCACTAGTCGCCGCACTCTGTCTCTCGATCATTGTCGCAGGGGTAACGTCCGCGGCCGCCTTCGGTGCGTACAATGCCAAGTGGGATGGCGCCTCGCAACTCCGCGGTATCGCTGATGGAGAGGATACGACGGCGACGGTCGTGACGAACGTTTCGGAGTACGGAGAGGTCGACCCCAGCGGGACGGTCGCGATCGTCCTGGCGCCCGAAGAGCCGTATGGGCCCGCGGACCAGGCAGTCCTGAATCGATTCGTTCGGGAGGGTGGAACGCTGCTCGTCGCGGAAGACTACGGGTCGACTGGGAACGAACTTCTCGTTGGCGTCGGGGCGTCGACACGCGTCGACGGACGCCCGCTCCGGGACGAGCGACGATACTATCGGAGCCCCGCGTTTCCCGTCGCCGACGGGGTCGGCAACCACCCGCTGACGGCCGGTGTCGACGGAATCACACTCAATCATGGGTCGGTGCTCACCACGGAGAACGGCACGGCAGTCGCTTCCGAGGCGACGCCCGTGGCGAACTCGTCGGCGTACGGGTACCTCGATACGAACGGCAACGAAGAGTTGGACCAGTCGGAATCCCTGCAGAAACGACCAGTGGTCGCGGTCGAATCGGTTGGCGATGGGCAGGTGATCGTCGTGTCGGATCCGAGTGCGTTCATCAATACGATGCTTGACCGACCTGGAAACGCCCAGTTCGTCGCGAACGTCATGGGGGCACACGACCGCGTCCTGCTCGACTACTCTCACGTCACAGGCCAACCGCCGCTCGTGGCGATCGCACTTGCGTTACAGAAGTCGAGCGTTCTCACGGCACTGGTGGGGGTTCTCGGACTCCTTGCCGTCGCGATACTCGGAAGCGGCGCCACCTTCTGGCGCCGTCTCGTGGCCACGTTCGACCTTCACAGCTCACGCGGGCGGGTGTCAGGGACACAGGGTGTCTCGGGAAGGACTAGACTCCATATCGACGAGGCGGCATTGGCAGCATCCCTTCGGGAACGCCATCCCGAATGGGATGAGGACAGGGTCGATCGTGTCATAACAGCTGTTATTGCCCACCGTGGGCGAGGACGTGACGATGAGTGA